A single window of Castor canadensis chromosome 3, mCasCan1.hap1v2, whole genome shotgun sequence DNA harbors:
- the Plekhh1 gene encoding pleckstrin homology domain-containing family H member 1 isoform X1 yields MAEVKVETRASIDWQKRCLALETQLFRFRLQASKIRELLADKMQELEQRLLEAERRAENAETQMGVMEEKVKLSNLKNVDSTGTLHRKYQELLKAMQGKDELISQLEVQLEKQKQMRAEEAKIVQEKAAKIKEWVTLKLEELEMENQHLKSCNQHLKEQVGALQNALEALQMAPSGTLPVAPQGTPGQDSVSSGSGTKQDSGPQAQCLKVAVPVPSSGVLPSKDPVSEARSPEDSSSSVAPTGEKTEAKTLQPHQGKESSLSQLCMKPGTPRYSSLSWGKGLVTAQGGTTPGTKTSAREGSGPGSSLTLPKVRVPSTPRDSIQLAKRHHSQPQMGPGHFDHVVSIEIGALSALHPSGLSKLEARAELQEEPEKMEMGEPSSTGKEEERESLKTSRAELEEVTVGSKPPTPPLHRFPSWESRIYAVATSGMQLSEVSPRSNAACCASSPPALASSGSFSGLVYKNVTVPVYTALKGRATQISSVPVVDESSGSDDDCSSQASFRISTPCSECRKTSGLGSPRAIKRGVSMSSLSSEGDYAIPPDAYSLDSDYSEPEHKVQRTSSYSIDGLGLGGESLEKSGYLLKMGSRVKTWKRRWFVLRQGQILYYKSPSDVIRKPQGQVDLNSHCQIVRGEGAQTFQLISEKKTYYLTADSPSLLEEWIRVLQNLLKVQATGPLPLPQGSTKPTVKGWLTKVKHGHSKLVWCALVGKTFYYYRSYEDKRPLGRLPVQDAHIKEVDRSCDSDEDYEAGGTGRLLSSHCTLVIHPLEHSPTYLLIGTKHEKDTWLYHLTVAAGGSSAKVGTAYEQLIGKLMDSEGDPDSPLWKHPMLCYSRDGLCTSLTTLPSEALQTEALKLFKSCQLFINVPVEAASVDYHVSLAQTALQVCLVHPELQSEIYCQLIKQTTCRPPQKYSRMQCWQLLALCAPLFLPQHHFLWYVKQQLQRHADPRNETGQYATYCQRAVERTLQAGEREARPSRMEVVSILLRNPFHHSLPFSIPVHFANGTYQVVGFDGSSTVDEFLQRLNQETGMRKSSHSGFALFTDDPSGRDLEHCLQGSVKICDAISKWEQALKELHPGKSEGGTRVVKLMYKSRLYFRNQVKGETERERLLLASQTSGEIVAGRFPVNKELALEMAALMAQVEYGDFEKPVLPCPGGTPPAKAQHLLQQVLDRFYPRRYRHGAPPEQIRHLADNLTTKWAALQGCSPPECIRIYLTVARKWPFFGAKLFTAQPAQLSSKDDTLVWIAVNEDGVSILDHHTMQVHITYPYSSVTTFGGCKDDFMLVIRSITDQSSGEGHIEKLTFQMAAPKIAEATFIMASYMNHCSATVTPPTNLPTAHQPWELDGQFFTSVSCTTKGPTLL; encoded by the exons ATGGCAGAGGTCAAGGTGGAGACCCGGGCTAGCATAGACTGGCAGAAACGCTGCCTGGCTCTGGAAACGCAACTTTTCCGGTTCCGCCTACAGGCCAGCAAGATAAGGGAGCTTCTGGCTGACAAG ATGCAGGAGCTGGAGCAGAGGCTGCTGGAGGCAGAGCGGAGAGCCGAGAATGCCGAGACCCAG ATGGGTGTGATGGAAGAGAAGGTAAAACTGTCCAATCTGAAGAATGTGGACTCTACCGGTACCCTGCATCGGAAGTACCAAGAATTGCTAAAAGCTATGCAAGGCAAAGACGAGCTCATCAGCCAGCTGGAGGTGCAGTTGGAGAAGCAG AAGCAAATGAGGGCTGAGGAAGCAAAAATTGTTCAAGAAAAAGCTGCAAAGATCAAGGAGTGGGTGACACTGAAGTTAGAAGAG CTTGAGATGGAGAATCAGCATCTGAAGAGCTGTAATCAGCACCTGAAGGAGCAGGTGGGAGCCCTTCAGAATGCCTTAGAAG CTCTTCAGATGGCTCCTTCAGGGACGCTGCCAGTGGCTCCTCAGGGAACCCCAGGGCAGGATTCTGTCTCTTCAGGATCAGGAACCAAGCAGGACAGTGGTCCCCAGGCCCAGTGTTTAAAGGTGGCTGTGCCTGTACCTTCTTCAGGTGTTCTACCGAGCAAGGACCCTGTGTCTGAAGCCAGAAGCCCTGAGGATTCTAGCTCAAGTGTGGCCCCCACTGGGGAAAAAACAGAGGCCAAGACCCTTCAACCTCACCAAGGAAAAGAAAGCTCTCTCAGCCAGCTGTGCATGAAGCCTGGCACCCCCAGATACAGTTCTCTCTCCTGGGGGAAGGGCCTGGTCACTGCTCAGGGAGGGACAACCCCTGGGACCAAGACCTCTGCCAGAGAAGGTAGTGGCCCTGGTAGCAGCCTGACTCTACCGAAAGTACGGGTTCCCAGCACCCCCCGGGACAGCATCCAGTTGGCCAAAAGGCACCACAGCCAGCCCCAAATGGGTCCTGGGCATTTTGACCATGTAGTGAGCATAGAAATTGGGGCTCTGTCAGCCCTCCACCCCTCCGGTCTTTCCAAGTTGGAGGCCCGAGCTGAGCTCCAGGAAGAACCAGAGAAGATGGAGATGGGGGAGCCATCTTCaacaggaaaggaggaagaaagagagagcctGAAGACCTCCAGAGCTGAGCTAGAGGAAGTGACAGTGGGGAGCAAACCACCCACACCTCCCCTGCACCGGTTTCCATCCTGG GAGAGCCGGATCTATGCAGTAGCCACATCAGGCATGCAGCTGTCAGAAGTGTCTCCCCGAAGTAACGCTGCCTGCTGTG CTTCCAGCCCTCCTGCCCTTGCATCCTCTGGGTCTTTCTCTGGCCTTGTTTACAAGAATGTCACTGTACCTGTCTACACGGCACTGAAGGGG AGAGCCACACAGATCAGCAGTGTGCCCGTTGTGGATGAGTCCTCTGGGTCTGACGATGACTGCAGCTCTCAGGCGAGTTTCCGGATATCAACCCCCTGTTCTGAGTGTAGAAAGACCAGTGGACTAGGCAGCCCTCGGGCCATCAAGAGAG GGGTCTCCATGTCCTCACTGAGCTCTGAGGGTGACTACGCCATTCCCCCTGATGCCTACTCACTGGACAGTGACTACTCCGAGCCTGAGCACAAAGTTCAGCGCACCTCATCCTACTCCATCGATGGACTGGGACTAGGCGGG GAGTCACTGGAAAAGTCAGGCTACCTGCTGAAAATGGGGAGCCGGGTGAAGACGTGGAAGAGACGCTGGTTTGTCCTGAGACAGGGACAGATTCTGTACTACAAATCTCCG AGTGATGTCATCCGGAAACCTCAAGGTCAAGTGGATCTGAATTCTCATTGCCAGATTGTTCGAGGAGAGGGTGCACAGACATTCCAG CTCATCTCTGAGAAGAAAACATACTACCTGACAGCAGATTCACCCAGCCTGCTGGAAGAGTGGATCCGGGTCCTACAGAACCTGCTGAAGGTGCAGGCCACTGGACCTCTGCCCCTGCCTCAGGGGAGTACCAAACCCACTGTGAAGGGCTGGCTGACCAAG GTAAAGCATGGACACTCCAAGTTGGTCTGGTGTGCTCTTGTTGGGAAAACCTTCTACTACTACCGGAGCTACGAAGACAAG AGACCCCTGGGTCGTCTGCCTGTGCAGGATGCTCACATAAAGGAAGTAGATCGATCCTGTGATTCAGATGAGGACTATGAGGCTGGAGGAACTGGACGATTGCTCTCTTCCCACTGCACCCTGGTGATCCACCCACTGGAGCACAGCCCCACTTACCTTCTCATAGGCACTAAACATGAAAAG GATACATGGCTTTACCATCTTACTGTGGCTGCAGGAGGTAGCAGTGCCAAGGTGGGCACTGCCTATGAGCAGCTCATTGGGAAACTGATGGATAGTGAAGGAGACCCAG ACTCCCCCCTCTGGAAGCACCCTATGCTGTGCTACAGCAGAGATGGGCTGTGCACCTCTCTCACCACCCTGCCCTCCGAGGCCCTGCAGACGGAGGCCCTCAAACTCTTTAAG TCCTGCCAGCTTTTCATCAACGTGCCTGTAGAGGCCGCCTCAGTGGACTACCACGTGTCCCTGGCCCAGACGGCACTGCAGGTCTGCCTGGTTCACCCTGAACTGCAGAGTGAGATCTACTGTCAGCTCATTAAGCAGACCACCTGCCGCCCACCTCAGAAGTATTCTCGCATGCAG TGCTGGCAGCTCCTGGCTCTCTGTGCCCCACTCTTCCTACCTCAGCATCACTTCCTCTGGTATGTCAAACAGCAGCTCCAACGCCACGCTGATCCCAG AAATGAAACTGGCCAATATGCCACCTACTGCCAGCGGGCAGTGGAGCGGACCCTGcaggcaggggagagggaggccAGGCCATCACGCATGGAAGTGGTGTCCATCTTACTGAGAAACCCTTTCCACCACTCCTTGCCCTTCAGCATCCCTGTGCACTTTGCCAATGGGACTTACCAG GTGGTTGGTTTTGATGGCTCCTCTACAGTTGATGAGTTCCTCCAGCGACTGAACCAGGAGACAGGCATGAGGAAGTCATCCCACTCTGGCTTTGCCCTCTTCACAGATGATCCTTCTGGCAGAGATCTGGAGCATTGCCTGCAGGGGAGTGTAAAG ATCTGTGATGCCATCTCCAAGTGGGAACAAGCCCTGAAGGAGCTGCACCCTGGAAAGTCTGAGGGTGGAACACGCGTCGTGAAGCTGATGTACAAGAGCAG GCTGTACTTTCGGAATCAAGTCAAGGGGGAGACAGAACGAGAGCGGCTGCTGCTCGCCTCTCAAACTAGTGGAGAGATAGTGGCGGGGAGATTTCCAGTCAACAAGGAACTGGCTCTTGAGATGGCTGCCCTGATGGCCCAG GTAGAATATGGGGACTTTGAGAAACCTGTCCTGCCATGCCCTGGGGGCACACCCCCTGCCAAGGCTCAGCATCTCCTCCAGCAGGTCCTAGACAGGTTCTACCCAAGACGCTACAGACATGGGGCCCCCCCTGAACAGATAAG GCACCTGGCAGATAATCTGACAACAAAATGGGCAGCATTGCAAGGCTGCTCCCCACCTGAGTGCATCCGCATCTACCTAACTGTGGCTCGAAAATGGCCTTTCTTTGGTGCTAAGCTCTTTACTGCTCAG CCTGCCCAGCTGTCTTCCAAGGACGACACTCTGGTGTGGATTGCTGTGAATGAGGATGGCGTCAGCATCCTGGACCACCACACTATG CAAGTGCACATCACTTACCCCTACTCTTCAGTGACAACCTTTGGTGGCTGCAAGGATGACTTCATGCTTGTGATTAGATCCATTACAGACCAGAGTTCTGGAGAAGGCCATATAGAGAAGTTGACATTCCAGATGGCTGCTCCCAAG ATTGCAGAAGCTACCTTCATCATGGCCAGCTACATGAACCATTGCTCTGCAACCGTGACCCCACCCACCAACCTACCCACAGCCCACCAGCCCTGGGAACTGGATGGACAGTTCTTCacttctgtttcctgtactaCTAAAGGGCCAACATTGCTGTGA
- the Plekhh1 gene encoding pleckstrin homology domain-containing family H member 1 isoform X3 — protein sequence MAEVKVETRASIDWQKRCLALETQLFRFRLQASKIRELLADKKQMRAEEAKIVQEKAAKIKEWVTLKLEELEMENQHLKSCNQHLKEQVGALQNALEALQMAPSGTLPVAPQGTPGQDSVSSGSGTKQDSGPQAQCLKVAVPVPSSGVLPSKDPVSEARSPEDSSSSVAPTGEKTEAKTLQPHQGKESSLSQLCMKPGTPRYSSLSWGKGLVTAQGGTTPGTKTSAREGSGPGSSLTLPKVRVPSTPRDSIQLAKRHHSQPQMGPGHFDHVVSIEIGALSALHPSGLSKLEARAELQEEPEKMEMGEPSSTGKEEERESLKTSRAELEEVTVGSKPPTPPLHRFPSWESRIYAVATSGMQLSEVSPRSNAACCASSPPALASSGSFSGLVYKNVTVPVYTALKGRATQISSVPVVDESSGSDDDCSSQASFRISTPCSECRKTSGLGSPRAIKRGVSMSSLSSEGDYAIPPDAYSLDSDYSEPEHKVQRTSSYSIDGLGLGGESLEKSGYLLKMGSRVKTWKRRWFVLRQGQILYYKSPSDVIRKPQGQVDLNSHCQIVRGEGAQTFQLISEKKTYYLTADSPSLLEEWIRVLQNLLKVQATGPLPLPQGSTKPTVKGWLTKVKHGHSKLVWCALVGKTFYYYRSYEDKRPLGRLPVQDAHIKEVDRSCDSDEDYEAGGTGRLLSSHCTLVIHPLEHSPTYLLIGTKHEKDTWLYHLTVAAGGSSAKVGTAYEQLIGKLMDSEGDPDSPLWKHPMLCYSRDGLCTSLTTLPSEALQTEALKLFKSCQLFINVPVEAASVDYHVSLAQTALQVCLVHPELQSEIYCQLIKQTTCRPPQKYSRMQCWQLLALCAPLFLPQHHFLWYVKQQLQRHADPRNETGQYATYCQRAVERTLQAGEREARPSRMEVVSILLRNPFHHSLPFSIPVHFANGTYQVVGFDGSSTVDEFLQRLNQETGMRKSSHSGFALFTDDPSGRDLEHCLQGSVKICDAISKWEQALKELHPGKSEGGTRVVKLMYKSRLYFRNQVKGETERERLLLASQTSGEIVAGRFPVNKELALEMAALMAQVEYGDFEKPVLPCPGGTPPAKAQHLLQQVLDRFYPRRYRHGAPPEQIRHLADNLTTKWAALQGCSPPECIRIYLTVARKWPFFGAKLFTAQPAQLSSKDDTLVWIAVNEDGVSILDHHTMQVHITYPYSSVTTFGGCKDDFMLVIRSITDQSSGEGHIEKLTFQMAAPKIAEATFIMASYMNHCSATVTPPTNLPTAHQPWELDGQFFTSVSCTTKGPTLL from the exons ATGGCAGAGGTCAAGGTGGAGACCCGGGCTAGCATAGACTGGCAGAAACGCTGCCTGGCTCTGGAAACGCAACTTTTCCGGTTCCGCCTACAGGCCAGCAAGATAAGGGAGCTTCTGGCTGACAAG AAGCAAATGAGGGCTGAGGAAGCAAAAATTGTTCAAGAAAAAGCTGCAAAGATCAAGGAGTGGGTGACACTGAAGTTAGAAGAG CTTGAGATGGAGAATCAGCATCTGAAGAGCTGTAATCAGCACCTGAAGGAGCAGGTGGGAGCCCTTCAGAATGCCTTAGAAG CTCTTCAGATGGCTCCTTCAGGGACGCTGCCAGTGGCTCCTCAGGGAACCCCAGGGCAGGATTCTGTCTCTTCAGGATCAGGAACCAAGCAGGACAGTGGTCCCCAGGCCCAGTGTTTAAAGGTGGCTGTGCCTGTACCTTCTTCAGGTGTTCTACCGAGCAAGGACCCTGTGTCTGAAGCCAGAAGCCCTGAGGATTCTAGCTCAAGTGTGGCCCCCACTGGGGAAAAAACAGAGGCCAAGACCCTTCAACCTCACCAAGGAAAAGAAAGCTCTCTCAGCCAGCTGTGCATGAAGCCTGGCACCCCCAGATACAGTTCTCTCTCCTGGGGGAAGGGCCTGGTCACTGCTCAGGGAGGGACAACCCCTGGGACCAAGACCTCTGCCAGAGAAGGTAGTGGCCCTGGTAGCAGCCTGACTCTACCGAAAGTACGGGTTCCCAGCACCCCCCGGGACAGCATCCAGTTGGCCAAAAGGCACCACAGCCAGCCCCAAATGGGTCCTGGGCATTTTGACCATGTAGTGAGCATAGAAATTGGGGCTCTGTCAGCCCTCCACCCCTCCGGTCTTTCCAAGTTGGAGGCCCGAGCTGAGCTCCAGGAAGAACCAGAGAAGATGGAGATGGGGGAGCCATCTTCaacaggaaaggaggaagaaagagagagcctGAAGACCTCCAGAGCTGAGCTAGAGGAAGTGACAGTGGGGAGCAAACCACCCACACCTCCCCTGCACCGGTTTCCATCCTGG GAGAGCCGGATCTATGCAGTAGCCACATCAGGCATGCAGCTGTCAGAAGTGTCTCCCCGAAGTAACGCTGCCTGCTGTG CTTCCAGCCCTCCTGCCCTTGCATCCTCTGGGTCTTTCTCTGGCCTTGTTTACAAGAATGTCACTGTACCTGTCTACACGGCACTGAAGGGG AGAGCCACACAGATCAGCAGTGTGCCCGTTGTGGATGAGTCCTCTGGGTCTGACGATGACTGCAGCTCTCAGGCGAGTTTCCGGATATCAACCCCCTGTTCTGAGTGTAGAAAGACCAGTGGACTAGGCAGCCCTCGGGCCATCAAGAGAG GGGTCTCCATGTCCTCACTGAGCTCTGAGGGTGACTACGCCATTCCCCCTGATGCCTACTCACTGGACAGTGACTACTCCGAGCCTGAGCACAAAGTTCAGCGCACCTCATCCTACTCCATCGATGGACTGGGACTAGGCGGG GAGTCACTGGAAAAGTCAGGCTACCTGCTGAAAATGGGGAGCCGGGTGAAGACGTGGAAGAGACGCTGGTTTGTCCTGAGACAGGGACAGATTCTGTACTACAAATCTCCG AGTGATGTCATCCGGAAACCTCAAGGTCAAGTGGATCTGAATTCTCATTGCCAGATTGTTCGAGGAGAGGGTGCACAGACATTCCAG CTCATCTCTGAGAAGAAAACATACTACCTGACAGCAGATTCACCCAGCCTGCTGGAAGAGTGGATCCGGGTCCTACAGAACCTGCTGAAGGTGCAGGCCACTGGACCTCTGCCCCTGCCTCAGGGGAGTACCAAACCCACTGTGAAGGGCTGGCTGACCAAG GTAAAGCATGGACACTCCAAGTTGGTCTGGTGTGCTCTTGTTGGGAAAACCTTCTACTACTACCGGAGCTACGAAGACAAG AGACCCCTGGGTCGTCTGCCTGTGCAGGATGCTCACATAAAGGAAGTAGATCGATCCTGTGATTCAGATGAGGACTATGAGGCTGGAGGAACTGGACGATTGCTCTCTTCCCACTGCACCCTGGTGATCCACCCACTGGAGCACAGCCCCACTTACCTTCTCATAGGCACTAAACATGAAAAG GATACATGGCTTTACCATCTTACTGTGGCTGCAGGAGGTAGCAGTGCCAAGGTGGGCACTGCCTATGAGCAGCTCATTGGGAAACTGATGGATAGTGAAGGAGACCCAG ACTCCCCCCTCTGGAAGCACCCTATGCTGTGCTACAGCAGAGATGGGCTGTGCACCTCTCTCACCACCCTGCCCTCCGAGGCCCTGCAGACGGAGGCCCTCAAACTCTTTAAG TCCTGCCAGCTTTTCATCAACGTGCCTGTAGAGGCCGCCTCAGTGGACTACCACGTGTCCCTGGCCCAGACGGCACTGCAGGTCTGCCTGGTTCACCCTGAACTGCAGAGTGAGATCTACTGTCAGCTCATTAAGCAGACCACCTGCCGCCCACCTCAGAAGTATTCTCGCATGCAG TGCTGGCAGCTCCTGGCTCTCTGTGCCCCACTCTTCCTACCTCAGCATCACTTCCTCTGGTATGTCAAACAGCAGCTCCAACGCCACGCTGATCCCAG AAATGAAACTGGCCAATATGCCACCTACTGCCAGCGGGCAGTGGAGCGGACCCTGcaggcaggggagagggaggccAGGCCATCACGCATGGAAGTGGTGTCCATCTTACTGAGAAACCCTTTCCACCACTCCTTGCCCTTCAGCATCCCTGTGCACTTTGCCAATGGGACTTACCAG GTGGTTGGTTTTGATGGCTCCTCTACAGTTGATGAGTTCCTCCAGCGACTGAACCAGGAGACAGGCATGAGGAAGTCATCCCACTCTGGCTTTGCCCTCTTCACAGATGATCCTTCTGGCAGAGATCTGGAGCATTGCCTGCAGGGGAGTGTAAAG ATCTGTGATGCCATCTCCAAGTGGGAACAAGCCCTGAAGGAGCTGCACCCTGGAAAGTCTGAGGGTGGAACACGCGTCGTGAAGCTGATGTACAAGAGCAG GCTGTACTTTCGGAATCAAGTCAAGGGGGAGACAGAACGAGAGCGGCTGCTGCTCGCCTCTCAAACTAGTGGAGAGATAGTGGCGGGGAGATTTCCAGTCAACAAGGAACTGGCTCTTGAGATGGCTGCCCTGATGGCCCAG GTAGAATATGGGGACTTTGAGAAACCTGTCCTGCCATGCCCTGGGGGCACACCCCCTGCCAAGGCTCAGCATCTCCTCCAGCAGGTCCTAGACAGGTTCTACCCAAGACGCTACAGACATGGGGCCCCCCCTGAACAGATAAG GCACCTGGCAGATAATCTGACAACAAAATGGGCAGCATTGCAAGGCTGCTCCCCACCTGAGTGCATCCGCATCTACCTAACTGTGGCTCGAAAATGGCCTTTCTTTGGTGCTAAGCTCTTTACTGCTCAG CCTGCCCAGCTGTCTTCCAAGGACGACACTCTGGTGTGGATTGCTGTGAATGAGGATGGCGTCAGCATCCTGGACCACCACACTATG CAAGTGCACATCACTTACCCCTACTCTTCAGTGACAACCTTTGGTGGCTGCAAGGATGACTTCATGCTTGTGATTAGATCCATTACAGACCAGAGTTCTGGAGAAGGCCATATAGAGAAGTTGACATTCCAGATGGCTGCTCCCAAG ATTGCAGAAGCTACCTTCATCATGGCCAGCTACATGAACCATTGCTCTGCAACCGTGACCCCACCCACCAACCTACCCACAGCCCACCAGCCCTGGGAACTGGATGGACAGTTCTTCacttctgtttcctgtactaCTAAAGGGCCAACATTGCTGTGA